A genomic window from Blastococcus saxobsidens DD2 includes:
- a CDS encoding DUF58 domain-containing protein — MIGRRRREEVPPAPEHPGLLLHPATPGSAAGPGGDDGTPPRFTDGPADVLLRRLELTVRRRLDGLLQGDHLGLVPGSGSEAGDSRTYHPGDDVRRMDWPVTARTQVPHVRETIADRELETWAVVDLSASLDFGTANCQKRDLAIAGLAAVGHLTVHGGNRLGAVVTTGERVDRFPAMPGRLAAERLLRSVVATPRAASGRRGDLAAALETLRRPPRRRGLVVVISDFLGDQDWERPLRALGTLHELLAIEVVDPRELELPDVGLLTVVDPESGQTLEVPTGNAEFRARYAEGAAAQRAAVAAALRRAGAGHLQLRTDRDWLMDVVRFVAERRRAGNGGASR; from the coding sequence GTGATCGGTCGCCGTCGCCGGGAGGAAGTCCCGCCGGCTCCCGAGCACCCCGGTCTGCTGCTGCACCCGGCGACGCCGGGCTCGGCGGCCGGCCCGGGCGGGGACGACGGCACGCCGCCGCGGTTCACCGACGGCCCGGCCGACGTCCTGCTCCGCCGGCTGGAGCTCACCGTCCGGCGCCGGCTCGACGGGCTGCTCCAGGGGGACCACCTCGGCCTGGTGCCCGGCTCCGGCAGCGAGGCCGGCGACTCGCGGACCTACCACCCCGGGGACGACGTCCGGCGGATGGACTGGCCGGTCACCGCGCGGACCCAGGTGCCGCACGTCCGGGAGACGATCGCCGACCGCGAGCTGGAGACCTGGGCCGTCGTCGACCTGTCGGCCAGCCTCGACTTCGGCACCGCGAACTGCCAGAAGCGCGATCTCGCGATCGCCGGGCTCGCCGCGGTCGGTCATCTCACCGTGCACGGCGGCAACCGGTTGGGCGCCGTCGTCACCACCGGCGAGCGGGTCGACCGCTTCCCGGCGATGCCCGGACGGCTGGCGGCGGAGCGGTTGCTCCGGTCGGTGGTGGCCACGCCCCGCGCGGCCAGCGGCCGCCGGGGTGACCTGGCGGCGGCCCTGGAGACGCTGCGCCGCCCGCCCCGCCGGCGCGGCCTGGTGGTGGTGATCTCCGACTTTCTCGGTGACCAGGACTGGGAGCGCCCGCTCCGCGCGCTGGGGACGCTGCACGAGCTGCTCGCGATCGAGGTGGTCGACCCGCGCGAGCTCGAACTGCCCGACGTCGGCCTGCTCACCGTCGTCGACCCGGAGAGCGGGCAGACCCTCGAGGTGCCCACCGGCAACGCCGAGTTCCGGGCCCGGTACGCCGAGGGCGCGGCTGCGCAGCGGGCCGCCGTGGCCGCCGCGCTGCGCCGCGCCGGCGCGGGCCACCTGCAACTGCGGACCGACCGTGACTGGCTCATGGACGTCGTCCGCTTCGTCGCCGAGCGCCGGCGTGCCGGCAACGGAGGGGCCTCCCGATGA
- a CDS encoding C40 family peptidase yields MPRWALRGAGTGIAALILLGLAPGVAVAAPSAADVAAAEVARDAAAEEVGRLAAELAAAEAAAARAGQDSQIALQDYEETQVALEVARATVLAAQAAVAAAQAELHHGRAEVVSFARTSYMQGTTSPGITAPMSSGGPAELIQRATLLEAAGTHRVDVVGRLTVLEQQATTAEQQASTAAEEAVRLEVRAAEQLAVAQAREIAAREQTAAVAEQQAAVERQFAAAEAEVGELVAARTAATPAPRPTVSTPPAGSGTPGTPPAGPGTRTTPAPRGPTTTTPGSGSSADGGSGGASGGGGTPAPAPAPTTVGAPSASAVQTAIDAAMSQQGLPYSWGGGGSAGPGYGIPPDTATWGFDCSGLTQYAYARAGIQIGGTSREQYSRFSDRTVARADLRPGDLVFWGSGSSYQSIYHVALYLGDNTVVHAPESGDVVKVASMRFGSDYFGAVRPSA; encoded by the coding sequence GTGCCCCGGTGGGCGCTGCGCGGCGCCGGCACCGGGATCGCCGCACTGATCCTCCTCGGCCTGGCGCCGGGCGTGGCCGTGGCCGCGCCCAGCGCCGCCGACGTCGCCGCCGCGGAGGTCGCGCGGGACGCGGCGGCCGAGGAGGTGGGCCGGCTCGCCGCCGAGCTCGCCGCCGCCGAGGCCGCTGCGGCGCGGGCCGGTCAGGACTCGCAGATCGCGCTGCAGGACTACGAAGAGACCCAGGTGGCTCTCGAGGTGGCCCGGGCCACCGTGCTCGCCGCCCAGGCCGCGGTGGCCGCGGCCCAGGCGGAGCTGCACCACGGACGGGCGGAGGTCGTCAGCTTCGCCCGGACCAGCTACATGCAGGGCACCACCTCGCCGGGGATCACGGCCCCCATGAGCTCCGGCGGACCGGCCGAGCTCATCCAGCGCGCGACGCTGCTGGAGGCCGCCGGCACTCACCGGGTCGACGTGGTCGGCCGGCTCACCGTGCTGGAGCAGCAGGCGACCACGGCCGAGCAGCAGGCGAGCACCGCCGCCGAGGAAGCCGTGCGGCTCGAGGTCCGCGCGGCCGAGCAGCTGGCCGTGGCCCAGGCGCGGGAGATCGCCGCGCGGGAGCAGACGGCGGCCGTCGCCGAGCAGCAAGCCGCGGTGGAGCGGCAGTTCGCCGCCGCAGAGGCCGAGGTCGGCGAGCTCGTCGCCGCCCGCACCGCCGCCACGCCGGCACCCCGACCGACGGTGAGCACCCCGCCCGCCGGGTCGGGGACCCCCGGCACCCCGCCCGCCGGACCGGGAACGCGCACCACCCCGGCGCCCCGTGGTCCGACCACCACCACGCCAGGGAGCGGTAGTTCCGCCGACGGGGGATCGGGGGGTGCTTCCGGCGGTGGCGGTACCCCGGCGCCGGCGCCGGCGCCGACGACGGTGGGCGCGCCCTCGGCCTCGGCAGTCCAGACGGCGATCGATGCGGCGATGAGCCAGCAGGGCCTGCCCTACAGCTGGGGTGGCGGCGGCAGCGCCGGCCCGGGCTACGGCATTCCGCCGGACACCGCGACCTGGGGCTTCGACTGCTCCGGGCTGACCCAGTACGCCTACGCGCGGGCCGGCATCCAGATCGGCGGCACCAGCCGGGAGCAGTACAGCCGCTTCAGCGACCGCACCGTCGCACGCGCCGATCTGCGCCCCGGCGACCTGGTGTTCTGGGGATCGGGGTCCTCCTACCAGTCGATCTACCACGTGGCGCTCTACCTGGGGGACAACACCGTGGTCCACGCGCCGGAGAGCGGGGACGTCGTCAAGGTGGCCTCGATGCGGTTCGGGAGCGACTACTTCGGCGCGGTGCGTCCGAGCGCCTGA
- a CDS encoding AMP-binding protein: MRVPLTSRDFLDRAELVYGDRIGVVDEPAQPAPSLGDVSYREVARRGRALQAGLDGLGIGEGERVAIVSHNSARLLELLLSVPSSGRVAVPINFRLSPEEVEYIVGHSGARVLLVDPELEAALKGVQAEHRFGTGEEYEQLLRFDTEPRPWSEPDEDVTATINYTSGTTARPKGVQMTHRNIWVNAVTFGMHMQISDRDVYMHTLPMFHCNGWGLPYAMAGVGARQVVIRKIDGAEILRRVEQHGVTVMAGAPAVWNAVLEAAADWDGEIPGRDRVRIIVAGAPPPSRTIARVEAELGWEFNQIYGLTETAPLLTINRPRAEHDDLDADERAKRLSRAGAPSLGTRMDVSDTGEVLARSNTVLAGYWENPDASAEALDGGWFHTGDGGSIDDDGYVTISDRKKDVIITGGENVSSIEVEDVVFSHPAVAEAAVIGIPDEKWGEMVTAIVVLAEGEQATEADIIAHCRARLAGYKSPKRVEFRDQLARTATGKIQKFKLREDFWAGSERQVN, from the coding sequence ATGCGCGTGCCCCTCACCAGTCGCGACTTCCTCGACCGGGCCGAGCTGGTCTACGGCGACCGCATCGGCGTCGTCGACGAGCCGGCGCAGCCGGCCCCCTCGCTGGGCGACGTCTCCTACCGCGAGGTGGCCCGGCGCGGCCGGGCGCTGCAGGCCGGCCTGGACGGGCTCGGCATCGGCGAGGGGGAGCGGGTGGCGATCGTCAGCCACAACTCCGCCCGGCTGCTGGAGCTGCTGCTGTCGGTGCCGTCGTCGGGCCGGGTCGCCGTCCCGATCAACTTCCGGCTCTCCCCGGAGGAGGTCGAGTACATCGTCGGGCACTCCGGTGCGCGGGTGCTGCTGGTCGATCCCGAGCTGGAGGCGGCGCTCAAGGGGGTGCAGGCCGAGCACCGGTTCGGCACGGGGGAGGAGTACGAGCAGCTGCTCCGGTTCGACACCGAGCCGCGCCCGTGGTCGGAGCCCGACGAGGACGTGACGGCGACCATCAACTACACCAGCGGCACGACCGCCCGCCCCAAGGGCGTGCAGATGACCCACCGCAACATCTGGGTCAACGCGGTCACGTTCGGCATGCACATGCAGATCAGCGACCGCGACGTCTACATGCACACGCTGCCGATGTTCCACTGCAACGGCTGGGGGCTGCCCTACGCCATGGCGGGGGTCGGCGCCCGCCAGGTGGTGATCCGCAAGATCGACGGGGCGGAGATCCTGCGCCGGGTCGAGCAGCACGGGGTCACGGTCATGGCCGGCGCACCGGCGGTCTGGAACGCCGTCCTGGAGGCGGCGGCCGACTGGGACGGCGAGATCCCCGGCCGCGACCGGGTGCGGATCATCGTCGCCGGCGCACCGCCGCCGTCCCGCACGATCGCCCGCGTGGAGGCCGAGCTCGGCTGGGAGTTCAACCAGATCTACGGCCTGACCGAGACCGCGCCGCTGCTCACCATCAACCGCCCCCGCGCCGAGCACGACGACCTCGACGCCGACGAGCGGGCGAAGCGGCTCTCCCGCGCCGGGGCGCCGTCGCTGGGCACCCGGATGGACGTGAGCGACACCGGGGAGGTGCTGGCCCGCAGCAACACCGTGCTCGCCGGCTACTGGGAGAACCCCGACGCCTCGGCCGAGGCGCTGGACGGCGGCTGGTTCCACACCGGTGACGGCGGCAGCATCGACGACGACGGCTACGTCACGATCTCCGACCGCAAGAAGGACGTGATCATCACCGGCGGGGAGAACGTCTCCTCGATCGAGGTCGAGGACGTGGTGTTCAGCCACCCGGCGGTGGCCGAGGCGGCGGTGATCGGCATCCCCGACGAGAAGTGGGGCGAGATGGTCACCGCGATCGTCGTGCTGGCGGAGGGCGAGCAGGCGACCGAGGCCGACATCATCGCCCACTGCAGGGCCCGGCTGGCCGGGTACAAGTCGCCCAAGCGGGTCGAGTTCCGCGACCAGCTCGCCCGCACCGCCACCGGCAAGATCCAGAAGTTCAAGCTCCGCGAGGACTTCTGGGCCGGCTCAGAGCGCCAGGTGAACTGA
- a CDS encoding SIR2 family NAD-dependent protein deacylase — translation MTGVVPDPLPGWLTAATRITALTGAGISTDSGIPDYRGPDGVWTKDPDAEKLVTLSYYVGDPDIRRRAWLMRRDLGALDVAPNAGHAALVDLERQGRLRTLVTQNVDGLHQAAGSAPERVLEIHGTVHEVECLECRARTTMREALDRVAAGDADPACLVCGGILKSATISFGQLLDPAVIDAAVDAAADCDVFLAVGTSLTVHPAAGLVDIAVRHGARLVVVNAEPTPYDDLADLVVREPIGTALPRLVAPAD, via the coding sequence GTGACCGGCGTCGTCCCCGACCCCCTGCCCGGCTGGCTGACCGCCGCCACGCGGATCACCGCGCTCACCGGTGCGGGCATCTCCACCGACAGCGGCATCCCGGACTACCGGGGCCCCGACGGCGTCTGGACCAAGGATCCGGACGCCGAGAAGCTCGTGACGCTCTCGTACTACGTGGGCGATCCCGACATCCGGCGCCGGGCCTGGCTGATGCGCCGCGACCTGGGGGCGCTCGACGTCGCGCCGAACGCCGGGCACGCCGCGCTGGTGGACCTCGAACGGCAGGGGCGGCTCCGCACGCTGGTCACCCAGAACGTCGACGGGCTGCACCAGGCGGCCGGCTCGGCGCCGGAGCGGGTGCTGGAGATCCACGGCACCGTGCACGAGGTCGAGTGCCTGGAATGCCGTGCGCGGACGACGATGCGGGAGGCGCTGGACCGGGTCGCCGCGGGGGACGCCGACCCCGCGTGCCTGGTCTGCGGCGGCATCCTGAAGTCGGCGACGATCAGCTTCGGGCAGCTGCTGGACCCCGCGGTGATCGATGCGGCCGTGGACGCGGCCGCGGACTGCGACGTATTCCTCGCCGTCGGCACCTCGCTGACCGTGCACCCGGCCGCCGGCCTGGTGGACATCGCCGTGCGGCACGGCGCCCGGCTCGTCGTGGTCAACGCCGAGCCGACGCCGTACGACGACCTCGCCGACCTGGTCGTCCGCGAGCCGATCGGCACGGCGCTGCCGCGGCTGGTGGCGCCGGCCGACTGA
- a CDS encoding phosphatase PAP2 family protein, which produces MTAVDFPAPVLAAAGPAPAQPADAGTEGRSRGVRLLTAVLWTTLGVAFAATCVVRGLPTDRVVLLGWVLAGLAVSAATQGRRRVVRLLADWLPLAAVLLAYDASRGLADGLGMPVHVRELADADRWLGGGVLPTVWLQEHVQADWWKALATLVYSSHFVLTPVVLAVLWLRDRRRWARCARLVVALSLAGLVTYVLYPAAPPWLAAKQGVIEPVDRISSAGWAVLGLPRAGVLLDTSQGQVNLVAAVPSLHTAFAVLMCIVLLPLARRSWQRVPLVAYAVLMPLVLVWSGEHYVVDTLLGAAYACAVVLLVPQAGRAVRAGTRRAVRTAGRPLPWRA; this is translated from the coding sequence ATGACCGCCGTCGACTTCCCGGCACCCGTCCTGGCGGCGGCTGGTCCCGCACCCGCGCAGCCGGCCGACGCCGGCACGGAGGGCCGGAGCCGCGGGGTGCGGCTGCTGACCGCCGTGCTCTGGACCACCCTGGGCGTCGCCTTCGCGGCCACCTGCGTGGTCCGCGGCCTGCCGACCGACCGGGTGGTCCTGCTCGGCTGGGTGCTGGCGGGGCTGGCCGTCTCGGCGGCCACGCAGGGCCGGCGCCGCGTCGTGCGCCTGCTGGCGGACTGGCTGCCGCTGGCGGCCGTGCTGCTGGCCTACGACGCCAGCCGCGGCCTCGCCGACGGGCTCGGCATGCCGGTGCACGTGCGCGAGCTGGCCGACGCCGACCGGTGGCTCGGCGGTGGCGTGCTGCCGACCGTGTGGCTGCAGGAGCACGTGCAGGCGGACTGGTGGAAGGCCCTGGCGACGCTGGTCTACAGCAGCCACTTCGTGCTCACCCCGGTGGTGCTGGCCGTGCTGTGGCTGCGCGACCGGCGCCGCTGGGCCCGGTGCGCGCGCCTGGTGGTGGCGCTCTCGCTCGCCGGCCTGGTGACCTACGTGCTCTACCCGGCCGCGCCCCCGTGGCTGGCGGCCAAGCAGGGGGTCATCGAGCCGGTCGACCGGATCAGCAGCGCCGGCTGGGCCGTGCTCGGGCTCCCGCGGGCCGGCGTCCTCCTCGACACCAGCCAGGGCCAGGTGAACCTGGTGGCCGCGGTGCCGTCCCTGCACACCGCCTTCGCCGTCCTCATGTGCATCGTGCTGCTGCCGCTGGCGCGCCGGTCCTGGCAGCGGGTGCCGCTGGTGGCCTACGCGGTGCTGATGCCGCTGGTGCTGGTCTGGTCGGGGGAGCACTACGTCGTCGACACGCTGCTCGGCGCGGCCTACGCCTGCGCCGTCGTCCTGCTCGTGCCGCAGGCCGGGCGGGCGGTGCGCGCGGGCACCCGCCGCGCGGTGCGCACCGCCGGGCGGCCCCTACCGTGGCGGGCGTGA
- a CDS encoding aconitate hydratase produces MAASKDTFGARSTLSVDGTDYDIYRLDAVEGSEKLPFSLKVLLENLLRTEDGADITADHIRAIANWDPSAEPDQEIQFTPARVVMQDFTGVPCIVDLATMREAMAELGGDPQKINPLAPAELVIDHSVIADVFGTPESFERNVEIEYERNGERYQFLRWGQGAFSDFKVVPPGTGIVHQVNIEHLARVVFPRQEGDRTLAYPDTLVGTDSHTTMVNGLGVLGWGVGGIEAEAAMLGQPVSMLIPRVVGFKLTGELPDGATATDLVLTITEMLREHGVVGKFVEFYGDGVSAVPLANRATIGNMSPEFGSTAAMFPIDEETVRYLEFTGRDEAQVKLVETYAKEQGLWHDPSREPNFSEYLELDLATVVPSIAGPKRPQDRISITDAKPAFRAALADYVSADETGGEDRKPGVPGNEQPYGVDSAADEASAESFPASDPVSPFAHGNGAAGRPHHVDGHLVPDRPSKPTRVVMEDGTETFVDHGHVGIAAITSCTNTSNPQVMIGAALLAKKAVERGLTSKPWVKTTLAPGSKVVMDYYEKAELIPYLEKLGFFLVGYGCTTCIGNSGPLPEPVSQAVNEADLAIVSVLSGNRNFEGRINPDVKMNYLASPPLVIAYALAGSMDVDLNNDPLGQDPDGNDVFLHDIWPSPQEVQRVIDQAVSAEMFTKGYADVFAGTEQWKALPTPEGDTFQWDSESTYVRRPPYFDGMPAEPAPVEDITGARTLAVLGDSVTTDHISPAGSIKADSPAGQYLREHGVDRRDFNSYGSRRGNHEVMIRGTFANIRLRNQLVPGTEGGVTKNHLTGETTTIYDASRAYIDAGIPLVVLAGKEYGSGSSRDWAAKGTALLGVKAVIAESYERIHRSNLIGMGVLPLQFPEGQSRDSLGLTGDEEFTITGITALNDGEVPRTVKVQAGEVEFDARVRIDTPGEANYYRNGGIMQYVLRSLRGSAA; encoded by the coding sequence GTGGCAGCCAGCAAGGACACCTTCGGTGCACGGTCGACGCTCTCCGTCGACGGCACCGACTACGACATCTACCGGCTCGACGCGGTGGAGGGCTCCGAGAAGCTGCCCTTCAGCCTGAAGGTCCTCCTCGAGAACCTGCTGCGCACCGAGGACGGCGCGGACATCACCGCCGACCACATCCGGGCGATCGCGAACTGGGACCCGTCGGCCGAGCCCGACCAGGAGATCCAGTTCACCCCGGCCCGCGTGGTCATGCAGGACTTCACCGGCGTCCCCTGCATCGTCGACCTCGCCACCATGCGCGAGGCCATGGCCGAACTCGGCGGCGACCCGCAGAAGATCAACCCGCTCGCCCCGGCCGAGCTGGTCATCGACCACTCCGTGATCGCCGACGTCTTCGGCACCCCCGAGTCGTTCGAGCGCAACGTCGAGATCGAGTACGAGCGCAACGGCGAGCGCTACCAGTTCCTCCGCTGGGGCCAGGGTGCGTTCAGCGACTTCAAGGTCGTCCCCCCGGGCACCGGCATCGTGCACCAGGTCAACATCGAGCACCTGGCCCGTGTGGTCTTCCCGCGGCAGGAGGGCGACCGCACCCTCGCCTACCCCGACACCCTGGTCGGGACCGACAGCCACACCACGATGGTCAACGGCCTGGGCGTGCTGGGCTGGGGCGTCGGCGGCATCGAGGCCGAGGCGGCCATGCTCGGGCAGCCGGTGTCGATGCTGATCCCGCGCGTCGTCGGCTTCAAGCTGACCGGCGAGCTGCCGGACGGCGCCACCGCCACCGACCTCGTCCTCACGATCACCGAGATGCTGCGGGAACACGGCGTGGTCGGGAAGTTCGTCGAGTTCTACGGGGACGGCGTGTCCGCGGTGCCCCTGGCCAACCGGGCCACGATCGGCAACATGAGCCCCGAGTTCGGCTCCACCGCGGCGATGTTCCCGATCGACGAGGAGACCGTCCGGTACCTGGAGTTCACGGGCCGCGACGAGGCCCAGGTGAAGCTGGTCGAGACCTACGCCAAGGAGCAGGGCCTCTGGCACGACCCCTCGCGGGAGCCCAACTTCTCCGAGTACCTCGAGCTCGACCTCGCCACCGTCGTCCCGAGCATCGCCGGCCCGAAGCGCCCGCAGGACCGCATCTCGATCACCGACGCCAAGCCGGCCTTCCGTGCCGCGCTCGCCGACTACGTCTCCGCCGACGAGACCGGCGGCGAGGACCGCAAGCCGGGCGTTCCCGGCAACGAGCAGCCCTACGGCGTCGACTCGGCGGCCGACGAGGCCTCGGCCGAGTCGTTCCCGGCGTCGGACCCGGTCAGCCCGTTCGCGCACGGCAACGGTGCGGCGGGCCGGCCGCACCACGTCGACGGCCACCTCGTGCCCGACCGCCCGTCGAAGCCGACGAGGGTCGTCATGGAGGACGGCACGGAGACCTTCGTCGACCACGGCCACGTCGGGATCGCGGCGATCACCTCCTGCACCAACACCTCCAACCCGCAGGTGATGATCGGTGCGGCGCTGCTGGCCAAGAAGGCCGTGGAGCGCGGGCTCACGAGCAAGCCGTGGGTGAAGACGACGCTGGCCCCGGGGTCGAAGGTCGTCATGGACTACTACGAGAAGGCCGAGCTCATCCCCTACCTGGAGAAGCTGGGCTTCTTCCTGGTCGGCTACGGCTGCACCACGTGCATCGGCAACTCCGGCCCGCTCCCCGAGCCGGTCAGCCAGGCGGTGAACGAGGCCGACCTCGCCATCGTCTCGGTGCTCTCGGGCAACCGGAACTTCGAGGGCCGGATCAACCCCGACGTCAAGATGAACTACCTGGCGTCGCCGCCGCTGGTCATCGCCTACGCCCTCGCCGGGTCCATGGACGTCGACCTGAACAACGACCCGCTCGGCCAGGACCCTGACGGCAACGACGTGTTCCTGCACGACATCTGGCCCTCCCCCCAGGAGGTGCAGCGGGTGATCGACCAGGCCGTGTCCGCGGAGATGTTCACCAAGGGCTACGCCGACGTCTTCGCCGGCACCGAGCAGTGGAAGGCGCTGCCCACCCCTGAGGGCGACACCTTCCAGTGGGATTCGGAGAGCACCTACGTGCGGCGCCCGCCGTACTTCGACGGCATGCCGGCCGAGCCGGCCCCGGTCGAGGACATCACCGGCGCCCGTACCCTCGCGGTGCTCGGCGACTCGGTGACCACCGACCACATCTCGCCGGCCGGTTCGATCAAGGCCGACAGCCCCGCGGGTCAGTACCTGCGCGAGCACGGTGTGGACCGCCGCGACTTCAACTCCTACGGCTCCCGGCGCGGGAACCACGAGGTGATGATCCGCGGCACCTTCGCCAACATCCGGCTGCGCAACCAGCTGGTGCCCGGCACCGAGGGCGGCGTCACCAAGAACCACCTGACCGGTGAGACGACGACGATCTACGACGCCTCGCGCGCCTACATCGACGCCGGCATCCCGCTGGTCGTGCTGGCCGGAAAGGAGTACGGCTCGGGGTCGTCGCGCGACTGGGCGGCCAAGGGCACCGCGCTGCTGGGGGTCAAGGCGGTCATCGCCGAGAGCTACGAGCGGATCCACCGCTCCAACCTCATCGGCATGGGCGTGCTGCCGCTGCAGTTCCCCGAGGGCCAGAGCCGCGACTCGCTCGGCCTGACCGGGGACGAGGAGTTCACCATCACCGGGATCACCGCCCTCAACGACGGCGAGGTCCCGCGGACGGTGAAGGTGCAGGCGGGCGAGGTGGAGTTCGACGCCCGGGTCCGCATCGACACCCCCGGCGAGGCGAACTACTACCGCAACGGCGGGATCATGCAGTACGTGCTGCGCTCGCTGCGGGGCTCGGCCGCCTGA
- a CDS encoding SDR family oxidoreductase has product MDLGLGGRGYLLTGASRGLGFATARALVDDGARVLVSSRSADAVDAAVASLGGAPAASGVPADLGDADAAGRLVAEAGDRLGQIDGVLISVGGPAPGSVLRATEDDWRAGVENVLLGPLRLVRELVPHLGEGAVIAFVLSISVRQPIGHLAISNGLRPGLAMTAKALADELGPRGIRVLGLLPGTIATDRIAEIEAASGDPAGARARTEAGIPLRRVGRPEEFGRIAAFALSPAASYLTGTMIAVDGGMSRAL; this is encoded by the coding sequence ATGGACCTGGGCCTGGGCGGTCGCGGATACCTGCTCACCGGCGCGAGCCGGGGGCTCGGGTTCGCGACCGCCCGCGCCCTGGTCGACGACGGCGCCCGGGTGCTGGTCAGCTCCCGCAGCGCCGATGCCGTGGACGCCGCCGTCGCCTCTCTCGGAGGGGCGCCGGCGGCGTCCGGCGTGCCGGCCGACCTCGGTGACGCCGACGCCGCGGGCCGGCTGGTCGCCGAGGCGGGTGACCGGCTGGGACAGATCGACGGCGTGCTGATCAGCGTGGGCGGCCCCGCACCCGGCAGCGTCCTGCGGGCGACCGAGGACGACTGGCGGGCCGGCGTGGAGAACGTGCTGCTCGGGCCGCTGCGCCTGGTGCGGGAGCTGGTCCCGCACCTGGGCGAGGGCGCCGTGATCGCCTTCGTGCTCTCCATCTCGGTGCGCCAGCCCATCGGGCACCTGGCCATCTCCAACGGGCTGCGCCCCGGCCTGGCCATGACGGCGAAGGCGCTGGCCGACGAGCTTGGCCCGCGCGGCATCCGGGTGCTCGGCCTGCTGCCCGGGACCATCGCCACCGACCGGATCGCCGAGATCGAGGCGGCCTCCGGTGACCCCGCGGGGGCGCGCGCCCGCACCGAGGCCGGCATCCCGCTGCGCCGGGTCGGCCGGCCGGAGGAGTTCGGCCGGATCGCCGCCTTCGCGCTCTCCCCCGCTGCCTCCTACCTGACCGGCACGATGATCGCCGTCGACGGCGGCATGTCCCGGGCGCTGTGA
- a CDS encoding sirohydrochlorin chelatase: MNPQPVLVACAHGTRSPAGRRLIAELALAAKELRPGLVTSAAFVDVQPPTVVDVVAELSGAGRPAVVVPLLLSGGYHVHVDIAGAVADAEGTVAARPLGPDPRLVAVLRDRLLAAGADPRDPLTAVVLAAAGSSDPRSVADVENTADLLQRNWAGPVTTGYGSAAQPPVPDAVAAARKGGAERVVVASYLLAPGHFHDKLAGAGADLVTAPLLPDDRIAAVLLDRYDAVLRSG, translated from the coding sequence GTGAACCCGCAGCCGGTCCTCGTCGCCTGCGCGCATGGCACCCGAAGCCCGGCCGGCCGCCGGCTGATCGCCGAGCTGGCGCTGGCTGCCAAGGAGCTGCGGCCCGGCCTGGTCACCTCCGCCGCGTTCGTCGACGTCCAGCCGCCCACCGTCGTCGACGTGGTGGCCGAGCTGTCCGGAGCCGGCCGGCCCGCCGTCGTCGTCCCCCTCCTCCTGTCCGGCGGATACCACGTGCACGTCGACATCGCGGGCGCCGTCGCGGACGCCGAGGGCACCGTGGCCGCGCGGCCGCTCGGCCCCGACCCGCGGCTGGTCGCGGTGCTGCGCGACCGGCTGCTCGCGGCCGGCGCGGACCCGCGCGACCCGCTGACCGCCGTCGTCCTCGCCGCCGCCGGCTCCAGCGACCCGCGCTCGGTGGCCGACGTGGAGAACACCGCCGACCTGCTGCAGCGGAACTGGGCCGGCCCGGTGACCACCGGCTACGGCTCGGCGGCGCAGCCGCCGGTCCCCGACGCGGTGGCCGCGGCCCGGAAGGGCGGCGCGGAGCGCGTGGTGGTGGCGTCCTACCTGCTGGCACCGGGCCACTTCCACGACAAGCTGGCCGGGGCCGGGGCGGATCTCGTCACCGCGCCGCTGCTGCCCGACGATCGCATCGCCGCCGTGCTCCTCGACCGCTACGACGCGGTCCTCCGATCCGGCTGA